GGCATAGCTCATGATGGCGGTGTTGATATGACCCTTTTCGTCCAAAGCCTCACGGATAGCCGCCACCCTGCCGTCCATCATGTCAGAAGGCGCCACGATATCAGCCCCGGCCTCAGCCTGGCTCACCGCCACCTTCTGCAGATGCTTCAGAGTAGCATCATTGTCCACATAATGACCGCAAAGCTCCCCGCAGTGTCCGTGGCTGGTATACTCGCAAAGGCACACATCGCCAATGATCACCAGTTCCGGCACTTCCTGCTTGATGGCTGCGATGGCCCGCTGCACAGGGCTCTTCATATCCCAGGCAGAAGAGCCGATCTCGTCCTTGTACTCAGGAATGCCGAAGACCTCCACCGCAGGAATCCCCAAAGAAGCCACCAGCTTGGCCTCCTCCACTGCCTGGTCCACAGACAGATGGTAGCAGCCGGGCATGGAAGGAATCTCCTCCCTTACATTGGTGCCCGGTACAAGAAACAGAGGATAGATGAAATCCTTCACAGAAAGAGACGTCTCCCGCACCATGGCGCGGATGTTCTTGGAAATGCGCATACGGCGTGGCCGCAGTACCTGATTGAGCATAGTATGGCTTCCTTTCAATTATGTTAACTTATGCCTGAAAATGTTCGCTTATAACCTTGACTAAGCCGTTGATGGTGTATTCTGCTGCTTCCATATCCGGCTCCAGGCCGTTATTCCTGGCGGTCTCTGCCGTAACGGGACCGATGCAGGCCAGCTTTACGCCATTGAGCAATTCCTTGCTGCCCAAGAGCTTCAGCAGGTTGGTCACCGTGGAGGAACTGGTGAAGGTCACCAGGTCAATCTCTCCTGCAACCAGCTTCGCCTTCAATTCCTCAGCATTGCCTTCAGCAGTCACCGTCTGATAAACCGGCACCACATCCACCGTATGCCCCTGCTCCCGCAGCTTCTCCGGCAGGATTTCCCTGGCCTCCTGGGCCCGGGGAAGAAGGATCTTGGCATGGGGAGGCAGCTTGCCCTTCAAGGCTTCCAGTATGCCCTCAGCCCTGAATTCCTGGGGCACCACATCTGCCCTGATGCCGTATTCCCTGAGCTTCTCTGCCGTAGCGGAACCAATAGCTGCTGCCTTGGCAAAGCCCAGCGCCCGGGTATCCTTCCCGGCACCGAACAGGCGGGAGAAGAAATGCTCCACCCCGTTGGTGCTGGTGAAAATCAGCCAGTGGTAATCCTGCACATGTGCAAGGGCCTCGTCCAGTGCTTTATAGTCATCTTCCGGAGCCCTGAGCTCGATGGCAGGAGCCTCAATCACTCCCGCCCCCAGAGCCTCCAAGGCCGCCGTCAGCTTGGAAGCCTGGCTCCTTGCCCGGGTAACCAGCACAGTCTTGCCAAAGAGGGGGCGGTACTCCAGGTCATCAAACCACTTGAGGCTTTCACGGAGCTTCACGACCTCACCCACAATAAAGATAGCAGGCGGCTTCAAACCGGCCTTCTTCACATCCTCGGCTGCGGTGCCCACGGTGGTTTCCAGCACCCGCTGCTCAGCCTTGGTGCCCCAGCGGATCACTGCCGCCGGAGTATCAGCGCTGCGCCCATGCTTGATAAGTTCCTCGGTGATATGGGGCAGATTAGCCACCCCCATGAGGAACACCAGCGTGTCCACCCCCATGGAAAGCTTGTCCCAGCGCATATTGGAGCCGCCCTTGGTGGGGTCTTCATGGCCCGTCACCACCGCAAAAGAGGTAGCTACCGCCCGATGGGTCACGGGAATCCCCGCATAGGCGGGCACAGAAATGGCAGAGGTAATCCCCGGCACGATTTCAAAGGGCAGATGGTTCTCCCGCAGCAGCAGGGCTTCTTCCCCGCCCCGTCCGAAGACAAAGGGGTCGCCGCCCTTCAGGCGCACCACGACCTTGCCTTCTTTGGCCTTGTCCACCAAAAGCTGGTTGATATCCTCCTGCTTCATGGTGTGGTTACTGGAAGCCTTGCCCACATAGATGTACTCCGCTTCCTCCGGCGCCCACTGAAGAATCCGGGGATCTGCCAGCCTGTCGTAGACTACAACCTCTGCCATCTTCAGGCAATCCACTGCCTTCAAGCTGATAAGCCGGTAATCTCCCGGGCCTGCCCCCACTAAATATACCATTCCTGCCATAATCAAAACTCCTTATTTATCCAACAGCAACCCCAGTTCCTGCATGATTTCCAGTCCCCCGGCAGCCAGCAATTTCTCTGCCAGTTCGCTGCCCAGCTGCTCAGCTTCACTCTTGGCCCCTGTCAGCTTGTCACGGTACAAGCGGGCGCCGTCCAGAGAGGCGATCACCGCTTCCAGCTGCAATTTCTCATTTTCAACAGAGCCAAAGACACCCACAGGCACCTGGCAGCCCCCCTCGACCTTGGCCAGAAAAGCCCTCTCGCCCTTGGCACAGGCTGCCATATCCCCATCATTGAGGAAAGCGATCATCTCAAGGATTTCTTCATCCTCTGCCCGTGCCTCAATGGCCAAAGCCCCCTGCCCCACGGCAGGCAACATGATTTCCCTGGGCATCACTTCGGCAATCCTGTCCTTGAAGCCCAGCCTGGTCAGCCCTGCCACCGCCAGCACGATGGCATCGAAGTTCTCCTCCTCCAGCTTCCGCAGGCGGGTGTTCACATTGCCCCTGAGGTCCTGAATATTCAGGTCAGGACGGGCATGCAGGAGCTGTGCCTTGCGGCGCAGGCTGGAGGTGCCCACCTTGGCTCCCTGGGGCAAATCCTCAAAATGGCCGTATTTAAGGCTGACCACGGCATCGCCGGGGTCAGCCCTCTTGGTAATGGCTGCAATGACAAGTCCCTTGGGAACCTCCGTGGGCATATCCTTGAGGCTGTGCACAGCCAGGTCTATGCCCCCGTCCAGCATTTCCTGCTCCAGTTCCTTGGTAAAGAGCCCCTTGCCCCCAATCTTGGCCAGGGGGGCATCAAGGATTTTGTCACCCTTGGTGGTCATGAGTTTCTTCTCCACCTGCAGGCCGGGATATTCTTTTCTCAGGCACTCCGCCACATAATCAGCCTGCCAAAGGGCCAGCTTACTGCTGCGCGTACCGATAACAATCTTTTTCCTCACTCTTGGTCTCTCCTATGGTATCCAGCTTAAAGAGGGCCCTCATGGCCTC
This genomic interval from Selenomonas sp. AB3002 contains the following:
- the hemB gene encoding porphobilinogen synthase, translating into MLNQVLRPRRMRISKNIRAMVRETSLSVKDFIYPLFLVPGTNVREEIPSMPGCYHLSVDQAVEEAKLVASLGIPAVEVFGIPEYKDEIGSSAWDMKSPVQRAIAAIKQEVPELVIIGDVCLCEYTSHGHCGELCGHYVDNDATLKHLQKVAVSQAEAGADIVAPSDMMDGRVAAIREALDEKGHINTAIMSYAIKYASGYYGPFRDAADSAPQFGDRRQYQMDPANRREAMKELALDMAEGADMIIVKPALAYLDIVKEAKEKCDLPLVTYNVSGEYAMVKAAAANGWIDEPRIVLESLNCMKRAGAEMIITYHALDAARWLEEGIVY
- the cobA gene encoding uroporphyrinogen-III C-methyltransferase, with translation MAGMVYLVGAGPGDYRLISLKAVDCLKMAEVVVYDRLADPRILQWAPEEAEYIYVGKASSNHTMKQEDINQLLVDKAKEGKVVVRLKGGDPFVFGRGGEEALLLRENHLPFEIVPGITSAISVPAYAGIPVTHRAVATSFAVVTGHEDPTKGGSNMRWDKLSMGVDTLVFLMGVANLPHITEELIKHGRSADTPAAVIRWGTKAEQRVLETTVGTAAEDVKKAGLKPPAIFIVGEVVKLRESLKWFDDLEYRPLFGKTVLVTRARSQASKLTAALEALGAGVIEAPAIELRAPEDDYKALDEALAHVQDYHWLIFTSTNGVEHFFSRLFGAGKDTRALGFAKAAAIGSATAEKLREYGIRADVVPQEFRAEGILEALKGKLPPHAKILLPRAQEAREILPEKLREQGHTVDVVPVYQTVTAEGNAEELKAKLVAGEIDLVTFTSSSTVTNLLKLLGSKELLNGVKLACIGPVTAETARNNGLEPDMEAAEYTINGLVKVISEHFQA
- the hemC gene encoding hydroxymethylbilane synthase, with amino-acid sequence MRKKIVIGTRSSKLALWQADYVAECLRKEYPGLQVEKKLMTTKGDKILDAPLAKIGGKGLFTKELEQEMLDGGIDLAVHSLKDMPTEVPKGLVIAAITKRADPGDAVVSLKYGHFEDLPQGAKVGTSSLRRKAQLLHARPDLNIQDLRGNVNTRLRKLEEENFDAIVLAVAGLTRLGFKDRIAEVMPREIMLPAVGQGALAIEARAEDEEILEMIAFLNDGDMAACAKGERAFLAKVEGGCQVPVGVFGSVENEKLQLEAVIASLDGARLYRDKLTGAKSEAEQLGSELAEKLLAAGGLEIMQELGLLLDK